From Epinephelus lanceolatus isolate andai-2023 chromosome 12, ASM4190304v1, whole genome shotgun sequence, the proteins below share one genomic window:
- the LOC117272373 gene encoding relaxin-3 receptor 1-like encodes MQSNSSGSGPLSALSVCGGEEDEREISKLIGPSGSASNLAALNLSLNCWLHILSKEESSLDLHADSANLAVRIVIALVYLVVCVLGLVGNLLALFLLHSRRRGHHHSSIDCFVMSLALTDLQFVLTLPFWAVDTVLDFRWPFGRVMCKIVSSVTTLNMYASVFFLTAMSVTRYHSLVTSLKMGSPRIATTRAKWASLTIWVVSLVATLPHAFYSTTVQVSTDDELCLVRFSDSDSGHWDPQVLLGLYQTQKVLLGFVVPLIIISVCYLLLLRFILSRRTVGSVISASVTERSECEKGRHRRRSKVTRSVTIVVLSFFICWLPNQALTLWGVLIKFDLVPFSKAFYNAQAYAFPLTVCLAHANSCLNPVLYCLIRKEYRAGLKELLLSVSHSVRNVLTLALRGRRVEEAPPSLVMIHKDINI; translated from the exons ATGCAGAGCAACAGCAGCGGCTCCGGACCTCTGAGCGCTCTGAGTGTGTGCGGAGGAGAAGAGGACGAGCGCGAAATCTCTAAACTTATCGGTCCCTCGGGATCAGCGTCTAATCTCGCAGCTTTGAACCTCTCACTGAACTGCTGGCTCCACATCCTGTCCAAGGAGGAGTCCTCGCTGGACCTGCACGCAGACAGCGCAAACCTGGCA gTCCGAATCGTCATTGCCCTGGTCTACCTGGTGGTGTGTGTTCTGGGGCTTGTGGGTAACCTCCTGGCACTCTTCCTGCTCCACTCCCGCCGCCGGGGTCACCACCACTCTTCCATTGACTGCTTTGTGATGAGCCTGGCACTGACGGACCTCCAGTTCGTCCTCACCTTGCCCTTCTGGGCCGTGGACACGGTGCTGGACTTCCGCTGGCCCTTTGGCCGGGTCATGTGCAAGATCGTGAGCTCAGTCACCACCCTGAACATGTACGCCAGTGTCTTCTTCCTCACCGCCATGAGTGTGACCCGTTACCACTCCCTGGTGACCTCTCTGAAGATGGGCAGCCCCAGGATCGCCACAACTCGTGCCAAATGGGCCAGTTTAACCATTTGGGTGGTGTCACTGGTGGCTACACTGCCGCATGCTTTCTACTCCACCACAGTCCAG gtgTCTACGGACGACGAGTTGTGCTTGGTGCGCTTCTCTGACTCTGATTCAGGCCACTGGGATCCTCAAGTCCTGCTTGGACTCTATCAAACACAGAAAGTCCTCCTGGGATTTGTAGTTCCCTTGATTATCATCTCTGTGTgctacctcctcctcctgaggTTCATCTTGAGCCGCCGCACTGTGGGCAGTGTGATCAGCGCAAGTGTCACCGAGAGGTCAGAGTGTGAGAAAGGACGTCACCGCCGCCGCTCCAAAGTCACCCGCTCGGTCACCATTGTAGTCCTGTCCTTCTTCATCTGCTGGCTGCCCAACCAGGCGCTCACACTGTGGGGGGTGCTGATCAAATTTGACTTGGTGCCCTTCAGCAAAGCCTTCTACAACGCCCAAGCCTACGCCTTTCCCCTGACTGTGTGCTTAGCTCATGCAAACAGCTGTCTCAACCCGGTGCTCTACTGCCTGATCCGAAAAGAGTACAGAGCTGGACTGAAGGAGCTCCTGCTGAGCGTGTCGCACTCTGTCcgaaatgtcctcactctggctctgagagggaggagggtggaggaagCACCACCCAGCCTGGTCATGATACACAAAGACATCAATATATGA